The following coding sequences lie in one Homalodisca vitripennis isolate AUS2020 chromosome X, UT_GWSS_2.1, whole genome shotgun sequence genomic window:
- the LOC124369565 gene encoding uncharacterized protein LOC124369565, whose amino-acid sequence MQQYSRLNNLEIVGVPLTDRENIYSVLNSLANAIDTPWRREDVSIAHRLPSNRKDRPPNIVIRFVSRSIRADWLAAARNKRNLSTVHLSSSFQPAPVFVNEHLTAHVKSLLSQAKKMVKEKQLAYAWVKEGRVLVKVTADGRTKRVNSPDDLVSFMRPK is encoded by the coding sequence ATGCAGCAGTACAGCAGGTTGAATAACCTCGAAATTGTTGGTGTCCCCCTGACCGACCGAGAGAATATTTACTCCGTTCTCAACTCCCTGGCCAACGCTATCGATACGCCTTGGCGTCGAGAGGACGTATCAATCGCTCATCGCCTTCCCAGCAACAGGAAAGATCGTCCACCAAACATCGTCATCCGTTTCGTGAGCAGATCGATCAGAGCGGACTGGTTGGCAGCAGCTAGAAACAAAAGGAACTTGAGCACCGTGCATCTCAGCTCCAGCTTCCAGCCGGCTCCAGTATTTGTCAACGAGCATCTGACTGCCCACGTTAAGTCACTATTAAGTCAGGCTAAGAAAATGGTCAAGGAAAAACAGCTTGCCTACGCCTGGGTTAAAGAAGGTAGGGTCCTTGTAAAAGTAACTGCAGATGGCCGTACCAAGAGAGTGAATAGTCCTGACGACCTGGTGTCATTTATGCGTCCTAAGTGA